One Natator depressus isolate rNatDep1 chromosome 3, rNatDep2.hap1, whole genome shotgun sequence DNA segment encodes these proteins:
- the LOC141984782 gene encoding thiosulfate sulfurtransferase/rhodanese-like domain-containing protein 3: MWGCRGLSCAARVLLGVPRAAGGWSSSGPRPLQPGLRTVNVIFRNLDTAADCSLSYKELKGLLKSQTTLIDVREKWEIGQFGKIPGSINIPLGEVVEALQMNPKDFKERYNQDMPAKSDHLVFSCMAGVRSKKALDIAMSLGFSRVQHYAGGLEEWAKYEPPETKQ, encoded by the exons ATGTGGGGCTGCCGCGGGCTGAGCTGCGCAGCCCGGGTTCTGCTTGGTGTCCCGCGGGCGGccgggggctggagcagcagcggcCCCCGCCCGCTGCAGCCCG GTCTGAGAACTGTTAATGTGATCTTTCGTAATCTTGACACTGCTGCTGATTGTAGTCTTtcctataaagaactcaaaggcTTGCTAAAATCCCAAACGACTCTTATTGATGTTCGAGAGAAGTGGGAAATTGGACAGTTTGGAAAAATTCCTGGATCCATCAACATACCAT TAGGTGAGGTTGTGGAAGCTCTACAGATGAACCCAAAAGACTTTAAAGAACGGTACAATCAAGATATGCCTGCTAAATCTGACCATCTAGTCTTTTCCTGCATGGCAGGAGTGCGAAGCAAGAAGGCATTGGATATTGCTATGTCTTTGGGCTTCAGCAG AGTTCAGCACTATGCTGGTGGCTTGGAGGAGTGGGCAAAATATGAACCACCAGAGACAAAACAATGA